In Triticum urartu cultivar G1812 chromosome 6, Tu2.1, whole genome shotgun sequence, the following proteins share a genomic window:
- the LOC125513927 gene encoding phospholipase A1-Ibeta2, chloroplastic-like, with protein MSIAAAVTGAATAAVHAPVHHAPHHASPQRTAPRREQSPLNPSSQALRAAGSGASPAADGARAHIANLDRVLGKPPRTPSQAGPPSSKQEQESEQEPLNIRHGLLNALNLSFFVPMPGMRARMAADEHMSPRSLMHMQQLLSADSPRASPRSTIGPRWRALHGEGGWAGLLDPLDSDLRRELLRYGDFVQAAYQAFHSLPTAAARHRGLMLPDRSYRPTRSLFATSALSMPPWAKRPNTPEWLTQQSNWIGYVAVCESEREVARMGRRDIAIVLRGTATCLEWAENLRASLVPLDGEPGEGKQAGPEDPKVARGFRSLYKTAGEKVKSLSEDVMDEVRRLMEKYKGEELSITIVGHSLGGALALLVADEIATTVPDAPPVAVVSFGGPKVGNAAFVDKLKQSGKVNVLRIVNAGDMVTKVPGVAPRLPLSKEQYQHVGAELRIDSKNSPCLRPDVGPASRHDLEAYLHLIDGFTATGHPFRYDARRSVIRLLQLQKGNVKKEYVNRARELGVDPAAPADVGRSMAYGNCPVASPS; from the coding sequence ATGTCAATTGCCGCGGCCGTCACCGGAGCCGCCACCGCGGCGGTGCACGCGCCCGTGCACCACGCGCCGCACCACGCCTCCCCGCAGCGCACGGCGCCGCGCCGCGAGCAGTCGCCGCTCAACCCGAGCTCGCAGGCGCTGCGCGCCGCCGGGTCCGGGGCCTCGCCCGCCGCGGACGGCGCGAGGGCGCACATCGCCAACCTTGACCGCGTGCTCGGGAAGCCGCCGAGGACGCCGAGCCAGGCGGGGCCGCCCAGCAGCAAGCAGGAGCAGGAGAGCGAGCAGGAGCCGCTCAACATCCGGCACGGCCTGCTCAACGCGCTCAACCTCTCCTTCTTCGTGCCCATGCCCGGCATGCGGGCGCGCATGGCCGCGGACGAGCACATGTCGCCGCGCAGCCTCATGCACATGCAGCAGCTCCTCTCGGCCGACTCCCCGCGCGCCTCCCCGCGGAGCACCATCGGGCCCCGGTGGCGCGCCCTCCACGGGGAGGGTGGGTGGGCAGGTCTCCTCGACCCGCTCGACTCCGACCTCCGCCGCGAGCTCCTCCGCTACGGCGACTTCGTGCAGGCGGCCTACCAGGCCTTCCACTCGCTGCCCACCGCGGCGGCGAGGCACCGGGGCCTCATGCTCCCGGACCGCTCCTACCGCCCCACGCGCAGCCTCTTCGCCACCTCCGCGCTGTCCATGCCGCCGTGGGCCAAGCGCCCCAACACCCCCGAGTGGCTGACGCAGCAGTCCAACTGGATCGGCTACGTCGCCGTGTGCGAGTCCGAGCGGGAGGTCGCCCGCATGGGCCGCCGCGACATCGCCATCGTGCTGCGCGGGACGGCCACCTGCCTCGAGTGGGCCGAGAACCTGCGCGCCTCGCTCGTGCCCCTCGACGGCGAGCCCGGCGAGGGCAAGCAAGCCGGACCGGAGGACCCCAAGGTGGCCCGCGGGTTCCGGAGCCTCTACAAGACGGCCGGGGAAAAGGTGAAGAGCCTCTCGGAGGACGTGATGGACGAGGTGAGACGCCTCATGGAGAAGTACAAGGGCGAGGAGCTGAGCATCACGATCGTCGGGCACAGCCTCGGCGGCGCGCTGGCGCTCCTGGTGGCCGACGAGATCGCCACGACCGTCCCCGACGCGCCGCCGGTCGCCGTGGTCTCCTTCGGCGGCCCGAAGGTGGGCAACGCCGCGTTCGTGGACAAGCTGAAGCAGAGCGGCAAGGTCAACGTCCTCCGCATCGTCAACGCCGGCGACATGGTGACCAAGGTGCCCGGCGTGGCGCCGCGGCTGCCGCTGAGCAAGGAGCAGTACCAGCACGTGGGCGCGGAGCTGCGCATCGACAGCAAGAACTCGCCGTGCCTGCGCCCCGACGTGGGCCCGGCGAGCCGGCACGACCTGGAGGCGTACCTGCACCTCATCGACGGGTTCACCGCGACGGGGCACCCGTTCCGGTACGACGCGCGGCGCAGCGTGATACGCCTGCTGCAGCTGCAGAAGGGGAACGTGAAGAAGGAGTACGTGAACCGCGCCCGGGAGCTCGGCGTCGACCCCGCCGCGCCGGCGGACGTCGGCCGGAGCATGGCGTACGGCAACTGCCCCGTCGCGAGCCCGTCATGA